The proteins below are encoded in one region of Effusibacillus dendaii:
- a CDS encoding cold-shock protein, translating to MQTGTVKWFNAEKGFGFIEVEGGSDVFVHFSAITGEGFKSLDEGQRVQFNVVQGNRGPQAENVVKL from the coding sequence ATGCAAACAGGAACAGTAAAATGGTTTAACGCGGAAAAAGGATTCGGATTTATCGAAGTGGAAGGCGGCAGTGACGTATTTGTTCACTTCTCGGCTATCACGGGCGAAGGATTCAAATCGTTGGATGAAGGACAGCGCGTTCAATTCAACGTTGTGCAAGGAAACCGCGGACCGCAAGCAGAAAACGTAGTAAAACTGTAA
- a CDS encoding type 1 glutamine amidotransferase domain-containing protein, translating to MSDTKRILMVVTNHTTITDDHKTGLWLEEFAVPYNVFKEKGYRVKVTSILGGEVSLDPNSIPAEKNAEWAAAEEELKNTAKLSKEDATGFDAVFLPGGHGTMFDFPDSETLQYVLQQHAEDGKVIGAVCHGPAGLVNVTYKDGTPLVKGKTITSFTDSEEREVKLDMHMPFLLESKLREKGGKFVSGENWADFSVRDGNLVTGQNPASSKSTAQKVVEALENQA from the coding sequence ATGTCCGACACAAAACGCATTCTGATGGTAGTAACCAATCACACCACAATCACCGACGATCACAAAACCGGACTTTGGCTGGAAGAGTTTGCCGTACCTTATAATGTTTTTAAAGAAAAAGGATACCGTGTAAAAGTGACCAGCATTCTGGGCGGCGAGGTGTCACTGGACCCAAACAGCATTCCGGCGGAAAAGAATGCGGAATGGGCAGCTGCAGAAGAAGAACTAAAAAACACCGCGAAATTGAGCAAGGAGGATGCAACAGGATTTGATGCAGTTTTCCTGCCGGGAGGACATGGCACCATGTTTGATTTCCCCGATAGTGAAACCTTGCAGTATGTGTTACAGCAGCATGCGGAAGATGGCAAAGTGATCGGCGCTGTTTGCCATGGACCAGCCGGTCTGGTAAATGTAACGTACAAGGACGGTACGCCGCTGGTTAAAGGCAAAACCATCACTTCCTTCACAGATAGTGAAGAACGGGAAGTGAAGTTGGATATGCATATGCCGTTTTTGCTTGAATCGAAACTTCGTGAAAAAGGTGGCAAATTCGTCTCCGGTGAGAATTGGGCAGACTTCTCGGTGCGTGACGGGAATTTGGTGACGGGGCAAAATCCGGCATCGAGCAAAAGCACCGCCCAAAAAGTTGTGGAAGCGTTGGAGAATCAAGCGTAA
- a CDS encoding TAXI family TRAP transporter solute-binding subunit, which yields MKKAFALVTAAALALTAVVGCGSSTPTAKDGAAPTAKTPDRITIATATTGGVYYPVGNALAKLWTTKNNVQAVAQTSAGGVANLQMFAKKEAEIAFVESGIADYAVKGTEMFDGKKIDNIRGLTSLYPNVVHIIVKADSGINSLKDIKGKRIIPGSHGSSSEVNTRKILEAYGLDYVKRQDVKADFIGFNESAEALKNGQVDLISMTGGTPLAATLDVASSIPVKLLSIDKDMIDKLVKDNPYFVPYTIPKGTYKGQDEDVNTVAVTNLLVVRADLPTDFVYNLTKTMFENLPTLIETHKALKDLTKDNALTGMNVPLHEGSKKYFKEIGLNVDGK from the coding sequence ATGAAAAAAGCATTTGCGCTAGTTACGGCTGCTGCGCTGGCATTGACAGCGGTAGTAGGATGCGGTTCGAGTACGCCGACAGCCAAAGACGGGGCTGCTCCAACTGCCAAGACGCCTGACCGTATTACGATTGCGACGGCAACGACCGGTGGCGTGTACTATCCGGTAGGAAATGCGCTGGCGAAACTTTGGACGACCAAGAATAATGTGCAGGCGGTCGCTCAAACCTCAGCTGGCGGCGTGGCCAACTTGCAAATGTTTGCCAAAAAGGAGGCAGAGATTGCTTTCGTAGAGAGCGGCATCGCAGACTATGCGGTTAAGGGAACCGAGATGTTTGACGGCAAGAAAATCGATAATATCCGGGGATTGACAAGCCTTTATCCGAATGTAGTCCATATTATTGTAAAAGCGGACTCCGGAATCAATTCACTGAAAGACATCAAAGGGAAACGGATTATCCCGGGAAGCCACGGCTCTTCTTCGGAGGTAAATACCCGTAAAATTCTGGAAGCTTACGGATTGGATTATGTGAAGCGGCAAGATGTAAAAGCCGATTTTATCGGATTTAACGAATCGGCGGAAGCGCTGAAAAACGGACAGGTAGACCTGATTTCGATGACAGGCGGAACCCCGCTGGCCGCGACGCTTGACGTTGCCTCAAGCATTCCTGTGAAACTGCTTTCGATTGATAAGGATATGATAGATAAACTTGTTAAAGACAATCCTTACTTCGTCCCCTATACGATTCCGAAAGGAACCTATAAAGGCCAGGATGAAGACGTGAACACAGTGGCAGTGACCAATTTGCTGGTGGTGCGTGCGGATTTACCAACCGATTTTGTTTACAATCTCACCAAGACGATGTTCGAAAACCTGCCTACTCTGATTGAGACACACAAAGCTCTGAAGGACTTGACGAAAGATAACGCTCTCACCGGGATGAATGTGCCTTTGCATGAAGGTTCGAAAAAATACTTCAAAGAAATCGGGCTAAATGTAGACGGCAAGTAA
- a CDS encoding dihydrodipicolinate synthase family protein, whose product MKEIQGISVISLTPFTESGEVDTDSLRRLTEFYLKSAVHGITILGIMGEANKLTEAERQLVTETVIQQVNGRVPVIVGCSATGTHQSVHFAKQAAKAGADAIMLAPPTNLKNLDLVLDHYRHVAKATDLPLVVQDEPTTTGVILPPPFFGRVAKEIGTARYVKLEEAPTTVKISRILEESNGKFGLFGGLGGMYFYEELDRGAVGIMTGFAYPEILVEVYRLFQSGDKQAAREYFNRYLPLIRFEAQLGVGGMAIRKQIYKLRGAIQSAYVRPPAPGVDQRTLEELEELMQFLGLGRK is encoded by the coding sequence ATGAAAGAGATACAAGGTATATCGGTCATTTCGTTGACGCCGTTTACGGAGTCAGGAGAGGTGGATACGGACAGCCTGCGTCGTCTGACCGAATTTTATTTAAAATCGGCTGTACACGGCATCACGATTCTTGGCATAATGGGAGAAGCAAACAAATTGACGGAAGCGGAACGGCAATTGGTCACCGAGACTGTCATTCAGCAGGTGAATGGCCGAGTGCCGGTTATCGTAGGGTGTTCGGCAACGGGGACACACCAGTCTGTGCATTTTGCCAAGCAAGCGGCCAAAGCGGGCGCCGATGCCATTATGCTGGCACCACCGACCAATCTGAAAAATCTCGATTTGGTGCTCGATCATTACCGCCACGTAGCGAAGGCAACCGATCTTCCGTTGGTGGTGCAGGACGAACCGACGACGACAGGTGTCATTTTGCCGCCGCCGTTTTTTGGCCGGGTGGCGAAGGAAATCGGTACGGCCCGTTACGTGAAGTTGGAAGAGGCGCCGACAACTGTTAAGATCAGCCGCATTCTTGAGGAATCGAATGGAAAGTTTGGATTGTTCGGCGGTTTGGGCGGCATGTATTTTTATGAGGAATTGGATCGCGGGGCTGTTGGAATTATGACCGGGTTCGCGTATCCGGAAATTTTGGTGGAAGTATACCGTCTTTTCCAATCGGGCGATAAGCAGGCGGCCCGTGAATATTTCAATCGTTATCTGCCGTTGATCCGCTTTGAGGCACAGTTGGGTGTGGGAGGCATGGCGATTCGCAAGCAGATTTACAAGCTGAGAGGTGCGATTCAATCGGCCTATGTCCGCCCGCCCGCCCCCGGTGTCGATCAAAGAACATTGGAAGAACTGGAAGAACTGATGCAGTTTCTGGGATTGGGGAGGAAATAG
- a CDS encoding small acid-soluble spore protein H has translation MNTQRAKEIAASPVMANVTYNGVPIYIQQVDEKNETARIYPLGQTENEQEVPVDSLLEH, from the coding sequence ATGAACACACAAAGAGCTAAAGAGATCGCGGCTTCACCTGTTATGGCCAATGTTACTTATAATGGGGTTCCCATCTATATCCAACAAGTGGATGAAAAAAATGAAACGGCGCGGATTTATCCCCTCGGCCAAACAGAAAATGAACAAGAAGTGCCTGTAGACAGCTTACTTGAACATTGA
- a CDS encoding NADH:flavin oxidoreductase/NADH oxidase, whose translation MPTLLDSFQLKDLQLKNRIVMSPMCQYSVKAKDGKPNDWHFSHYTSRAIGGAGLIIMEMTDVEPDGRITDYDLGIWSDEHIPAFARIIKACQSYGAKVAIQIAHAGRKAEDADQPVSCSPIPFSEQFKTPRELTTQEVQDIVGKFEAAFKRAVEAGVNAIEIHAAHGYLIHQFQSPLTNRRKDIYGEEKSRFGAEVIQAARRAMPESMPLIMRISAVEYNEGGYDLEYALTLAKRYKEAGVDIFHVSSGGEGPIGPSHAGPGYQVHLAQAIKESLNIPVIAVGRLEDPHLADQVVREGKADLVAVGRGMLRNPFWANDASLALGGKPLTPEPLQAAYSI comes from the coding sequence ATGCCCACTTTATTAGATTCATTTCAGTTGAAAGATTTACAACTGAAAAATCGTATTGTCATGTCCCCCATGTGCCAGTATTCCGTTAAGGCGAAAGACGGCAAGCCAAACGACTGGCATTTCAGCCATTATACGAGCCGCGCAATTGGCGGAGCGGGCCTGATTATCATGGAGATGACAGATGTAGAACCTGATGGCAGAATTACCGATTATGATCTGGGGATTTGGTCGGATGAGCATATACCCGCTTTTGCACGGATCATTAAGGCCTGCCAAAGTTACGGTGCAAAAGTCGCCATCCAAATTGCCCATGCGGGCCGAAAAGCGGAAGACGCGGATCAACCTGTGTCCTGTTCCCCCATTCCATTTTCGGAACAATTTAAGACTCCCCGGGAATTAACGACACAAGAAGTGCAAGACATAGTAGGCAAGTTTGAGGCCGCTTTTAAACGGGCGGTCGAGGCGGGTGTCAATGCAATTGAAATTCATGCTGCACACGGCTATTTGATACATCAGTTTCAATCCCCGTTAACCAACCGGAGAAAAGATATCTATGGCGAAGAAAAAAGCCGCTTTGGCGCAGAAGTGATTCAAGCGGCCCGCCGTGCTATGCCCGAATCGATGCCCTTGATCATGAGAATATCGGCGGTTGAGTATAACGAGGGTGGTTATGATCTGGAGTATGCCCTTACGCTCGCTAAACGTTACAAAGAAGCGGGTGTTGACATTTTCCACGTATCATCCGGTGGAGAAGGACCGATTGGTCCCAGCCATGCAGGGCCCGGTTATCAAGTTCACTTGGCGCAAGCCATCAAAGAATCCCTCAACATTCCGGTGATCGCCGTCGGGAGACTGGAAGATCCTCATTTAGCGGATCAAGTAGTCCGTGAAGGTAAAGCAGATCTTGTTGCTGTGGGCAGAGGAATGCTCCGCAATCCGTTTTGGGCCAATGATGCATCTTTAGCACTCGGCGGAAAGCCCCTGACTCCAGAACCATTACAGGCAGCCTATAGCATATAA
- a CDS encoding VOC family protein, with product MVIRKAEHIALIVTDMDRSIAFYSELFGYQLRARGESKTREMAFLHHAEQPGFEIELIRDLVPQGPYGEKGIVNHLAFTVDDMEEAMSYFRKKGIQFHTETPNIAIDGAKTAFFNGPDKELLQLVEPARR from the coding sequence ATGGTAATTCGCAAGGCGGAGCATATCGCATTGATCGTTACCGACATGGATCGTTCGATTGCCTTTTATTCGGAACTGTTCGGGTACCAATTGCGGGCCAGAGGCGAAAGCAAGACACGGGAAATGGCGTTCTTGCATCATGCGGAACAACCCGGCTTTGAAATTGAATTGATTCGTGACCTTGTACCGCAAGGACCGTATGGAGAAAAAGGTATTGTCAATCATCTGGCATTTACGGTCGATGATATGGAAGAAGCGATGTCCTATTTTCGAAAGAAAGGAATTCAATTTCATACGGAAACGCCGAATATTGCGATTGATGGGGCAAAAACGGCTTTTTTTAACGGGCCGGACAAAGAGCTGCTGCAGCTTGTGGAACCGGCACGCAGATGA
- a CDS encoding TRAP transporter permease, translating to MQDIRNERDNQTQQDAVDIDKLLEEVDHESRFRKYAGPMAMVITVIAIAMSVFQLYTAGFGLLESIKQRSIHLFFLTVLVFLLYPSGRKTSGRKMPTVFDFLFMILGAVPPLYLFFRIDQINLGGGLLDTADYAIGAIGIIVLFEAARRVLGMGLTTIAFVFLIYILFGHYIPGTFGHREFSLERIIEHLYFTPEGIFGIPLGVSATYIFLFVLFGAVLNATKMTQFINDFALSLAGGTPGGPAKVAVIASGFMGMITGSSVANAASIGSFTIPLMKKYGYRPHFAGAVEAVASTGGQIMPPIMGAAAFIMAEFLNIPYSRVMMAAIIPAFLYYFACWVIIHLEAKKNGLKGLSRNELPNLKKVIVDGGHLIIPVVILVYLLVSGVTPLYAAVWGIFSAVIISFLRKRTAIGLKGILNALEMGARGAISVGIACAIVGVVIGSISLSSLGLVVGNSIISLGGNSLILTMFLTMITCLVMGMGVPTTPMYIIVATVAAPILSHNFNVIPLAAHMFVFYYGALAEITPPVALAAFTAAGIARAKPFNVALTACRLALAGFIIPYFYVYNPILLLEGHNYLEMIWAALTATLGVVCLSVGLQNWMFGKTNLIQRIAMFVAAILLITPGLTTDIMGGILLIAVVVWQKMSQKTNNNLPNNSQMAQ from the coding sequence ATGCAAGATATACGAAATGAACGTGATAATCAGACGCAGCAGGATGCCGTAGATATTGATAAGCTTTTGGAAGAGGTGGACCATGAATCAAGGTTCCGCAAATATGCTGGACCGATGGCTATGGTCATTACGGTGATTGCGATTGCGATGAGCGTTTTCCAACTGTATACGGCTGGATTCGGTTTGTTGGAATCTATAAAGCAGCGCTCCATCCACCTGTTTTTCTTAACCGTTCTTGTATTTCTGCTTTATCCCTCCGGAAGAAAAACAAGTGGCCGCAAAATGCCGACAGTCTTCGATTTTCTGTTTATGATTCTGGGAGCGGTGCCTCCCTTGTATCTATTCTTTCGGATTGATCAAATCAACCTGGGAGGCGGGCTGCTCGATACGGCCGACTACGCGATCGGCGCGATTGGAATTATTGTATTGTTCGAAGCGGCACGCCGCGTACTGGGAATGGGATTGACTACGATCGCCTTTGTGTTCCTGATCTATATCCTGTTTGGCCACTATATCCCGGGTACGTTTGGGCACCGGGAGTTCAGTTTGGAGCGTATCATTGAACATCTGTACTTTACGCCGGAGGGGATTTTCGGTATTCCACTCGGTGTATCGGCCACTTACATCTTCCTGTTTGTGCTGTTTGGGGCCGTTTTAAATGCCACCAAAATGACGCAGTTTATCAATGACTTTGCGCTTTCTCTGGCAGGGGGCACACCTGGTGGACCTGCCAAGGTGGCAGTCATTGCGTCTGGATTCATGGGCATGATTACAGGAAGTTCGGTCGCAAACGCCGCATCGATTGGTTCTTTTACGATTCCGTTGATGAAAAAATACGGTTATCGCCCCCATTTTGCCGGTGCGGTAGAAGCGGTTGCCTCAACTGGCGGTCAGATCATGCCTCCCATTATGGGAGCGGCCGCATTCATTATGGCAGAGTTTCTGAATATCCCGTACAGCCGGGTGATGATGGCAGCTATCATACCTGCTTTTCTGTATTACTTTGCATGCTGGGTGATTATCCATCTGGAAGCGAAAAAGAACGGGTTAAAAGGGTTATCCCGTAACGAACTTCCGAATTTGAAAAAGGTAATTGTCGATGGCGGTCATCTGATCATCCCTGTGGTGATTCTCGTCTATTTATTGGTCAGCGGTGTGACTCCGCTGTATGCAGCGGTATGGGGGATTTTCTCCGCTGTGATTATCAGTTTCCTTCGAAAACGAACGGCGATCGGTTTGAAAGGAATTTTGAATGCGTTGGAGATGGGGGCCCGAGGTGCTATTTCCGTTGGAATTGCCTGTGCGATCGTAGGTGTGGTTATCGGTTCGATCTCCCTTTCTTCGTTAGGTTTGGTTGTTGGCAACAGCATTATTAGTCTCGGCGGCAACAGTCTGATCCTGACCATGTTCCTGACAATGATCACCTGTCTGGTCATGGGCATGGGGGTTCCCACCACTCCCATGTATATCATTGTGGCCACAGTAGCGGCCCCGATTTTGTCGCACAACTTTAACGTGATTCCGCTTGCGGCCCATATGTTCGTGTTTTATTACGGGGCGCTTGCGGAAATTACACCACCGGTGGCGCTGGCCGCATTTACGGCAGCCGGTATTGCCCGCGCGAAACCGTTTAATGTGGCGCTTACCGCTTGTCGTCTGGCGTTGGCCGGGTTTATCATTCCGTATTTTTATGTGTACAATCCCATTCTTTTATTGGAAGGACATAATTATTTAGAGATGATCTGGGCAGCTCTTACTGCAACATTGGGTGTAGTCTGTCTGAGTGTGGGGCTGCAGAACTGGATGTTCGGAAAAACAAATCTGATTCAGCGTATCGCTATGTTTGTGGCAGCCATTCTTCTGATCACGCCCGGTCTGACAACTGATATTATGGGTGGAATACTGTTGATTGCTGTTGTGGTGTGGCAGAAAATGTCGCAAAAAACAAACAATAATCTTCCGAATAACAGTCAAATGGCTCAGTAA
- a CDS encoding fumarylacetoacetate hydrolase family protein has product MRLAAIQNGGKEEAAVVTTFGVFPIQQINDRLGKRWSTDLFQLIGAGQLGHIVDWFTKGGESELLSMQAEALELSKVSYGPLYRHPRKIWGIGLNYVEHASDLHEKAPSTEPASFMKPDTTIIGPQDTILIPTQSDRTTAEAELGIIIGKTCKNVLEEEAPDYVAGFTTIIDMTAEDILQKNPRYLTRSKSFDTFFSFGPHLVTLDEVPDVLKLEVATVINGQVHRKNTVLNMTFRPWFLVAFHSQVMPLLPGDIISTGTPGAVVIRDGDVVECQIDGFERLINPVKDLKASR; this is encoded by the coding sequence GTGCGTTTGGCTGCGATACAAAATGGCGGGAAAGAAGAGGCTGCAGTCGTTACAACGTTTGGCGTGTTTCCGATTCAACAAATCAATGATCGATTGGGGAAGAGGTGGTCGACCGATTTATTTCAACTGATTGGGGCAGGCCAGCTTGGACACATAGTCGATTGGTTTACGAAAGGCGGAGAATCCGAGTTGTTATCCATGCAAGCAGAAGCGCTTGAACTGTCAAAAGTTTCATACGGTCCTTTATATCGACATCCCCGAAAAATATGGGGTATTGGTCTCAATTACGTGGAGCATGCCAGCGATCTGCATGAAAAAGCACCTTCCACCGAACCGGCGTCTTTTATGAAACCGGATACGACAATCATCGGTCCGCAGGACACCATCCTGATTCCAACTCAATCGGACCGGACTACGGCTGAGGCGGAGTTGGGCATTATCATCGGGAAAACCTGCAAGAACGTTTTGGAGGAAGAAGCACCCGATTATGTAGCGGGATTCACAACCATTATCGATATGACAGCGGAAGACATACTGCAAAAAAATCCGAGATACCTGACGCGCTCCAAAAGTTTTGACACATTTTTCAGTTTCGGTCCACACTTGGTGACCCTCGATGAGGTGCCGGACGTTTTAAAACTGGAAGTGGCCACAGTGATCAACGGACAGGTTCACCGCAAAAATACAGTTTTGAATATGACCTTCCGTCCCTGGTTTCTGGTGGCGTTTCATTCGCAGGTGATGCCGCTTTTGCCGGGAGACATCATTTCGACGGGGACGCCGGGCGCCGTCGTCATTAGAGACGGTGATGTGGTGGAGTGTCAGATCGACGGGTTTGAAAGGTTAATCAATCCGGTCAAAGACTTAAAGGCAAGCCGTTAA
- a CDS encoding HlyD family secretion protein → MTASGTVQAAKQVSLNFSGSGGEITAINVKVGDHVKAGQVLATLDDSTAKTQVKNAEANLAAEQAHLDEATQGSTPDEIAVQQANVDKAKVELDAAKNTYNIQKNLYASGAVSKSDLDQAKNSLDQAQASYDSAVAQLNQTKAPPKSATVQAAQAAVAQAQTQLQQQQIALDKLSLKAPMDGVITQVNGDVGEIPSNNPFMVMDDSDSGNLEVMAQISQSDIGKIQPGMNATFTTNAYSDKTFNGTVKLVYPEGTTTSSVTTYKVLLTVDNKEGLLKSGMTVNVTIDVGTHKNVLYVPAAALKD, encoded by the coding sequence GTGACTGCTTCCGGGACCGTTCAGGCCGCTAAACAGGTATCCCTGAATTTTTCAGGATCAGGCGGGGAAATAACCGCTATAAACGTAAAGGTGGGTGATCATGTAAAGGCCGGTCAAGTGCTGGCAACATTAGATGATTCGACTGCCAAAACACAGGTTAAGAATGCGGAAGCAAACCTTGCCGCCGAGCAAGCTCATCTGGATGAGGCCACACAAGGCTCGACGCCGGACGAAATCGCCGTTCAACAAGCGAATGTGGACAAAGCCAAAGTAGAACTGGATGCAGCCAAGAATACGTATAACATTCAGAAAAACCTCTACGCCTCGGGAGCTGTTTCAAAATCTGATCTTGATCAAGCCAAGAACAGTCTGGATCAAGCGCAAGCGTCTTACGATTCGGCGGTGGCCCAATTGAATCAGACCAAGGCGCCACCGAAGTCCGCCACCGTTCAAGCCGCGCAAGCTGCCGTCGCACAAGCGCAAACCCAATTGCAACAGCAGCAAATCGCTTTAGACAAATTATCGCTGAAAGCGCCAATGGATGGAGTCATTACCCAAGTGAACGGGGATGTAGGGGAAATCCCATCAAATAATCCATTTATGGTGATGGACGATTCGGATTCCGGAAATTTGGAGGTTATGGCGCAAATCAGCCAGAGTGATATTGGAAAAATTCAACCGGGCATGAATGCCACATTTACTACCAACGCATATTCCGATAAAACATTTAACGGAACCGTAAAGTTGGTGTATCCCGAAGGAACCACCACATCGAGCGTAACAACCTATAAAGTCCTTCTTACTGTTGATAACAAAGAGGGCTTATTGAAATCTGGCATGACCGTCAATGTGACGATAGATGTCGGCACCCATAAAAATGTTCTTTATGTGCCGGCTGCTGCTTTGAAAGATTAG
- a CDS encoding sigma factor-like helix-turn-helix DNA-binding protein — translation MPGLSKIGEKETRAVCRSLAAGTDFIRFSLGRSAANPARGRNGLLCLLTLLQQLNPVERAVLLLREVFAFEYAEIGEMIGKGETNCRKIHSRAKSKLHPDEQIPLHEPEQSEKYVQSFLKAAHTGQFHEFVNLLAEDAVLYSDGGGKVRSAVRPIHSRNHIAQFITGLYQKTAALSASVQIDRIPINGESGAVITVDGQPFTIVAFQIQESRIQSLYLMRNPGKTAAYGIPL, via the coding sequence GTGCCTGGATTATCTAAAATCGGCGAAAAAGAAACGAGAGCTGTATGTAGGTCCTTGGCTGCCGGAACCGATTTTATCAGATTCTCTCTCGGAAGATCCGCAGCAAACCCTGCTCGGGGACGAAACGGTCTCCTTTGCCTTTTGACCTTGCTGCAGCAATTGAATCCTGTAGAACGAGCCGTACTTCTTTTGCGAGAAGTGTTTGCCTTCGAATATGCGGAGATTGGGGAGATGATTGGCAAAGGGGAGACCAATTGCCGAAAAATTCACAGCCGTGCCAAATCGAAACTGCACCCTGACGAACAGATACCGCTCCATGAACCGGAACAATCGGAAAAATACGTTCAATCGTTTCTAAAAGCAGCCCACACTGGGCAATTTCACGAGTTTGTCAATCTGCTTGCAGAAGATGCAGTATTGTACTCAGACGGCGGCGGCAAGGTGCGTTCGGCTGTACGCCCGATCCATAGCCGCAACCATATTGCACAATTTATTACTGGACTTTACCAAAAAACGGCTGCTTTATCCGCATCCGTTCAAATCGATCGCATTCCCATAAATGGCGAATCGGGTGCCGTGATTACTGTTGACGGGCAACCTTTCACAATTGTTGCTTTTCAGATTCAGGAAAGCCGCATCCAATCCTTGTATCTCATGCGAAACCCTGGAAAAACTGCAGCGTACGGTATCCCGCTTTAA
- a CDS encoding ABC transporter ATP-binding protein, translating to MAKMVRIENMRKTYQIGDQEIHALRGVNLNIEEGDFVAIMGSSGSGKSTMMNMIGGLDKPSSGEFYLDGYPISMAHGDERAIIRNRKIGFVFQNVNLLPRTSAVENVELPLLYAGISAKERRKKAVRALEGVGLGEHLNNKPNELSGGQQQRVSIARALVNNPVILLADEPTGALDTKTSIEIMSIFQQLNDAGKTVILVTHEPDIAEYAKRIVRFRDGEVISNEVVSQRRMAKLEEEVIS from the coding sequence ATGGCAAAGATGGTTCGAATTGAGAACATGAGAAAAACGTACCAGATTGGCGACCAGGAAATTCACGCGCTCAGGGGAGTGAATTTGAATATTGAAGAAGGCGATTTTGTAGCGATTATGGGGTCCTCCGGATCGGGCAAGTCAACCATGATGAATATGATCGGGGGTTTGGATAAACCTTCTTCTGGAGAGTTTTATTTGGATGGGTACCCGATATCCATGGCGCATGGTGATGAACGGGCTATCATTCGCAACCGGAAAATCGGTTTTGTCTTTCAAAATGTCAATTTGCTGCCCCGCACGAGTGCAGTGGAAAATGTGGAACTTCCTTTGCTGTATGCCGGAATATCCGCCAAAGAGCGAAGGAAGAAAGCCGTCCGGGCTCTGGAAGGTGTCGGGCTGGGTGAGCATTTGAACAATAAACCGAATGAGTTGTCGGGCGGACAGCAACAACGTGTATCGATCGCCCGGGCTTTAGTAAACAATCCGGTCATTCTGCTGGCGGATGAGCCGACAGGCGCGTTGGATACAAAAACAAGCATAGAGATTATGAGCATCTTTCAGCAATTAAACGATGCGGGGAAAACGGTCATTTTGGTCACGCACGAACCGGATATTGCGGAATATGCCAAACGGATTGTACGTTTTCGGGATGGGGAAGTCATTTCAAATGAGGTAGTTTCGCAAAGAAGAATGGCGAAACTGGAAGAGGAAGTGATTTCATGA
- a CDS encoding fumarylacetoacetate hydrolase family protein: protein MDMIRNIYCVGRNYRLHAEELGNEVPKSPFLFSKPTHALVQANGQEIRLPGDRGEVHFETEFVVHIGKPHQPGMKVAELVDRMALGIDFTLRDVQSELKKKGHPWLLAKGFPNSAVITEFRPFPGEDVCKTIDFSLRKNGEQVQRGNIRDMLFDLQTIVDFASVHFGLGVGDLIYTGTPAGVGPVADGDLLELLWGDEVIGSCRVKLV, encoded by the coding sequence TTGGATATGATTCGTAATATTTATTGCGTAGGAAGAAACTATCGGTTGCATGCCGAAGAATTGGGGAATGAAGTGCCGAAAAGTCCGTTTCTCTTTTCCAAACCGACTCACGCGCTGGTGCAGGCAAATGGCCAGGAAATCCGGTTGCCGGGTGATCGGGGAGAAGTGCATTTTGAAACGGAGTTTGTCGTTCATATTGGAAAACCCCACCAACCGGGGATGAAGGTGGCGGAACTTGTCGACCGGATGGCGTTGGGCATCGATTTTACCCTGCGGGATGTACAAAGCGAGTTGAAGAAAAAGGGCCATCCGTGGCTGCTGGCGAAAGGATTCCCGAATTCAGCTGTGATTACCGAATTCCGGCCGTTTCCTGGTGAGGATGTTTGCAAAACGATTGATTTCTCATTGCGCAAAAATGGGGAACAGGTGCAGCGCGGCAATATCCGTGACATGCTGTTCGACTTGCAAACGATTGTTGATTTTGCATCGGTTCATTTCGGTCTTGGCGTGGGAGATTTGATTTATACCGGCACGCCGGCGGGAGTTGGACCTGTGGCGGACGGCGACTTGCTGGAACTGCTTTGGGGCGATGAGGTGATCGGTTCCTGCCGGGTCAAACTGGTGTAA